A genomic stretch from Erigeron canadensis isolate Cc75 chromosome 9, C_canadensis_v1, whole genome shotgun sequence includes:
- the LOC122580962 gene encoding uncharacterized protein LOC122580962, whose protein sequence is MLVRPISSSNTISPIYSKTSNNNIKLTIPPLNVLRKCNKTRRWVCANAINSNNNNNGSSSSSSSVVSAEEVVLYEEGGKKRKVNCEVEVVSWRERRVKAEVQVNADVDSVWKALTDYERLADFIPNLIFSAIIPCAQPGRIWLEQRGLQRALYWHIEARVVLDLQELPNSANGRELHFSMVDGDFKKFEGKWSVKSDNRSSTAILSYEVNVIPNFNIPAIFMERIIRSDLPVNLQAIARRSERSFEGKENTVIEVQSATESVASTIKDVDASIEKNIPTVAPKTTAEVNNNWGVFGKTCDIDSPCKVDEIHLRRFDGLLENGGVHRCVVASITVKAPVREVWNVLTSYETLPEIVPNLAISKVIARENNKVRILQEGCKGLLYMVLHARVVLDLCEHLEQEITFEQVEGDFDSFKGRWLLEQLGNHHTLLKYSVESKMHQGSLLSEAIMEEVIYEDLPSNLCAIRDYIEKKGAENSAEVCNDTLQTGDYTKANGVHTSHVGIHDSPIHPSKGNDENVSRRRHRVAGLHKDIEILKTELLKFISEHGQEGFMPMRSQLRKHGRFDMEKAISRRGGFRKIASLMNLSLAYKDPKPKGYWDQLENLKEEISRFQKSWGMDPAFMPSRKSFERGGRYDIARALEKWGGLHEVSRLLSLKVRHPNRMRTNVNDGEKAQPSKQDVSQDTEKWMVKLKDLDINWVE, encoded by the exons GCAAATGctataaatagtaataataataataatgggagtagtagtagtagtagtagtgttGTAAGTGCCGAAGAAGTTGTGTTATATGAAGAAGGtggtaagaaaagaaaagttaaCTGTGAAGTCGAAGTTGTTTCGTGGCGAGAACGTCGGGTTAAGGCTGAAGTCCAAGTCAATGCAGACGTTGATTCGGTTTGGAAGGCGTTAACCGATTACGAAAGGCTTGCTGATTTCATTCCTAATCTTAtctttag CGCGATAATTCCCTGCGCTCAACCTGGACGAATATGGTTGGAGCAGAGAGGGTTGCAAAGGGCATTATATTGGCATATTGAGGCCCGTGTTGTTTTAGATTTACAAGAACTTCCAAACTCA GCTAATGGTCGTGAACTCCACTTCTCTATGGTTGATGGTGATTTTAAGAAATTCGAAGGGAAATGGTCTGTCAAATCTGATAACAG GTCTTCAACTGCAATTCTGTCATATGAAGTTAATGTGATACCAAACTTCAACATTCCTGCGATCTTTATGGAGAGGATTATTCGATCTGACCTCCCTGTGAATCTTCAAGCCATAGCACGTAGATCCGAGAGAAGTTTTGAAGGAAAAGAGAATACCGTTATAGAAGTTCAATCGGCTACAGAATCTGTAGCTTCAACCATCAAAGATGTTGATGCTAGCATCGAGAAGAATATCCCTACTGTAGCTCCCAAAACTACTGCAGAAGTAAATAACAATTGGGGAGTGTTTGGCAAAACATGTGACATTGATAGCCCTTGCAAGGTGGATGAAATTCATCTTCGAAGATTTGACGGCCTACTG GAAAATGGAGGTGTTCACCGATGTGTTGTTGCAAGCATAACTGTGAAAGCTCCTGTTCGTGAAGTTTGGAATGTTTTGACTTCTTATGAGACCCTTCCTGA GATAGTTCCAAATTTGGCTATTAGCAAGGTTATAGCACGAGAAAACAACAAAGTTAGGATCCTTCag GAAGGATGCAAGGGATTACTGTACATGGTACTTCATGCACGTGTTGTCCTAGATCTGTGTGAACATCTTGAGCAAGAGATAACCTTTGAGCAGGTTGAAGGTGATTTCGATTCATTCAAGGGGAGATGGCTACTTGAACAACTTGGCAATCACCACACTTTATTGAAATATAGCGTCGAGTCAAAAATGCACCAAGGATCTTTGCTTTCAGAGGCCATTATGGAAGAG GTGATCTATGAAGATCTCCCGTCAAACTTGTGTGCAATTCGTGATTATATTGAGAAAAAAGGAGCAGAAAACTCTGCTGAAGTATGTAATGATACATTACAAACAGGAGATTATACTAAAGCCAATGGAGTGCATACTAGCCATGTTGGAATTCACGATTCACCAATACATCCATCAAaaggaaatgatgaaaatgtgTCAAGAAGAAGACACCGGGTTGCTGGGTTACACAAGGATATTGAAATACTTAAAACTGAGCTACTGAAGTTCATTTCAGAACATGGACAAGAAGGGTTTATGCCGATGAGAAGTCAATTGAGAAAGCATGGAAGATTTGATATGGAAAAAGCGATATCACGGAGAGGAGGATTCCGAAAGATTGCTTCATTGATGAACCTTTCTCTTGCTTACAAAGACCCCAAACCAAAAGGTTACTGGGATCAGCTTGAGAATTTAAAAGAAGAG ATTAGTCGATTCCAGAAGAGTTGGGGGATGGATCCAGCCTTCATGCCCAGTAGAAAATCGTTTGAGCGTGGAG GTCGTTATGATATAGCACGAGCTTTGGAGAAATGGGGCGGTCTACATGAAGTTTCACGTCTTCTCTCACTTAAGGTTAGGCATCCTAACAGAATGAGAACTAATGTGAACGATGGAGAGAAAGCACAGCCGTCTAAACAAGATGTTTCACAAGACACAGAGAAGTGGATGGTGAAACTGAAAGATTTGGATATAAATTGGGTAGAATAA
- the LOC122581194 gene encoding disease resistance protein RPV1-like codes for MVVLTEIPQGHEYDVFLSFRGTDTRNNFTDHLHKALLDANIDTFLDDAEIQTGEDLKPELENAIKSSRASVIVLSENYATSTWCLDELALILEQRRTCKHIVIPIFYHVKPTDVRKQQGSFGDAMRQHKNKMEAETDAERKSQRAQKMEKWEKALVEVADLKGVEANGTRKETILIEGIIKEISGRLDLHKRSEIPHIIGLESSIREITSFLKDESYQNTEILTIWGMAGIGKTYLANYVFQLHYQHFERSCFLEDIERKCIQPDGLLDLQKRLLKDIRDGSWMEVRSTDVGTSRIEKMLLRKRTLLVLDGIDKYEQLDMLLGTKGLHRGSKVIVTSKSELLTEKCRLFETRVPPNHKMHFLNGLSEKESLQLLSWHAFGRNEPKEDDIKESMRVVRYCQGHPLALKVLGSCVRSEDATWEDILESLGKNDIYPDIQKVLKISFNSLPSDNDRDMFKYIACFFVGEDREFTEEILKSCKICKSSGIKILINRCLLKVRSTNELEMHQLLQDMGRDIVHQEYPKKPWKRSLLWRHEECVDVLQKTQGTVLIRGFVLDMKPCNNGTSCESYETNMRKFKFRSLRSLNWVYILLSLIWWLYGWVSRIFHYSFHNSKGGFETLAFSKMCDLRLLRLNYVQLNGSYKDFPAGLRWMCMHGFPLSYIPSDLQMKDIVALDLSNSKLQRLWKKPMLLGSLKFLNLSNCCELVTVDHLSGFPLLKRLILAGCTSLVQVCESIGNHCDRLEMFDTSGCNKLRKLPRSIGKLKRLRILLLDGCSVHAEFPYEIKEMKSLEVLHAHNIRIESGHRSPSAIVIPRSLKTVLFSLPRSLVRLSLINNNLSNESFPKDFSSLSMLDILDLSENPIDFLPDCVRSLSRLNSLGLHKCCRLKTVLSVPNTITDLSTHHCPSLERITFYPERSAPRDVTYFDNDSLKEIQDMFKLENLAQIDEEILYSLGWTNKDYLSYYKISIADDSGYYHYTGKIVPTQMLYERGIFSTYIKGHEVPKWFTQRSNGNIFTLESSPNSCRICGLNVCVVSAISNPTEVGPSRIEIRNLTKNCSWTYQPMIFAHPEDHEFEDVDDVEVWLSHWMFRNNEFEDGDEVCIYFSKKFKYIHKEDYVIYGGDGPDYGNVREYGISLVYDDGNKKEDPLAYYKSWNHILGRDLSVAEVSSGHYLLKQRSFWGEYLSTRIISD; via the exons ATGGTTGTTCTTACTGAAATCCCACAAGGCCATGAATACGAtgtgtttttaagttttagAGGTACCGACACTCGTAATAATTTCACTGATCACCTACACAAGGCTCTTCTGGATGCCAATATCGACACATTTCTGGATGATGCCGAGATCCAAACCGGAGAAGATCTGAAACCCGAACTGGAGAACGCGATCAAATCGTCGAGAGCTTCTGTTATCGTGCTGTCCGAAAATTACGCTACTTCCACTTGGTGTCTTGATGAGCTGGCATTGATTCTGGAACAACGTAGGACATGCAAACATATTGTGATTCCGATATTCTATCATGTGAAGCCTACTGATGTGAGGAAGCAACAAGGTAGTTTCGGAGATGCGATGAGACAGCATAAAAACAAGATGGAGGCGGAAACTGATGCAGAGAGAAAAAGTCAACGGGCTCAGAAGATGGAGAAATGGGAAAAAGCACTTGTAGAAGTTGCTGATTTAAAAGGGGTGGAAGCAAATGGCACCAG AAAAGAGACAATTCTTATCGAAGGAATTATTAAAGAGATTAGTGGCAGATTAGATCTACACAAAAGGAGTGAAATCCCACATATAATTGGGTTGGAGTCTTCGATTCGAGAAATCACTTcatttttgaaagatgaatCCTATCAAAACACTGAAATTCTTACTATATGGGGAATGGCTGGAATTGGAAAGACATATTTGGCAAACTATGTCTTTCAGTTGCACTATCAACACTTTGAAAGAAGCTGCTTTCTTGAAGATATTGAAAGGAAGTGTATACAACCAGATGGATTGCTTGATTTACAAAAACGGCTTCTTAAAGACATTCGAGATGGAAGTTGGATGGAGGTACGTAGCACTGATGTGGGTACCTCTAGGATCGAGAAAATGCTACTTAGGAAAAGAACTCTTCTAGTTCTAGATGGTATAGATAAGTATGAGCAGTTGGATATGTTACTTGGCACAAAAGGCCTTCATCGGGGAAGCAAAGTTATAGTAACATCTAAAAGTGAGTTACTAACTGAAAAGTGTAGGTTGTTTGAAACAAGAGTTCCACCAAATCATAAAATGCACTTTCTTAATGGTTTGAGTGAGAAGGAATCACTGCAGCTTTTAAGTTGGCATGCCTTTGGGCGCAATGAACCTAAAGAAGATGACATAAAGGAGTCAATGAGGGTTGTTAGGTATTGCCAAGGACACCCATTGGCTCTTAAAGTTTTGGGTAGCTGTGTACGTAGTGAAGATGCCACATGGGAAGATATCTTAGAATCATTAGGGAAAAATGACATTTACCCTGATATTCAAAAGGTCCTCAAAATAAGTTTCAACTCTTTGCCATCTGACAATGACAGGGATATGTTTAAGTACATTGCTTGCTTTTTTGTTGGAGAAGATCGAGAGTTTACTGAAGAAATACTAAAATCTTGTAAAATATGCAAATCATCCGGGATCAAGATTCTAATAAATAGATGCCTTCTCAAAGTAAGATCCACAAATGAGTTGGAGATGCATCAACTTCTTCAAGATATGGGGAGAGATATAGTCCATCAAGAATATCCTAAGAAGCCATGGAAGCGTAGTCTATTATGGCGCCACGAGGAGTGTGTGGATGTGTTGCAAAAGACGCAG GGAACCGTGCTAATTCGAGGGTTTGTCCTTGACATGAAACCATGTAACAATGGAACTTCATGTGAGTCATATGAAACCAATATGCGAAAGTTTAAATTTAGATCATTGCGATCACTCAATTGGGTTTACATTCTTCTCTCACTTATTTGGTGGTTATATGGTTGGGTTTCGAGAATATTCCATTATTCATTTCATAATAGCAAAGGTGGCTTTGAGACACTTGCTTTTAGTAAGATGTGTGATCTAAGACTGCTCCGACTGAACTATGTACAACTCAATGGATCATACAAGGATTTTCCTGCTGGTTTAAGATGGATGTGCATGCATGGATTCCCTTTGAGTTATATACCTTCAGATTTACAAATGAAGGATATAGTTGCACTTGACCTGTCCAATAGCAAACTACAACGTCTTTGGAAGAAGCCCATG TTGCTGGGGTCACTCAAGTTTCTTAATCTCAGCAATTGTTGTGAGCTTGTTACTGTGGATCATTTGTCTGGATTCCCTCTACTTAAAAGGTTAATACTCGCAGGATGTACCAGTCTAGTTCAGGTCTGTGAATCAATCGGGAACCATTGTGATAGACTTGAAATGTTTGACACGAGTGGATGCAATAAGCTGAGAAAGCTTCCAAGAAGCATAGGAAAGTTAAAGAGGCTTAGAATACTATTATTAGATGGTTGTTCAGTTCATGCTGAATTTCCATATGAGATAAAAGAAATGAAGTCACTAGAAGTGCTACATGCTCACAATATTCGCATAGAATCTGGCCATAGGTCTCCCTCTGCTATTGTGATACCACGAAGTTTAAAGACAGTTTTATTTTCTCTACCAAGATCGTTAGTAAGATTGTcccttataaataataatttgtcTAATGAATCCTTCCCAAAGGATTTTAGTAGCTTGTCGATGTTGGATATTCTGGATTTATCTGAGAATCCAATTGATTTCCTGCCTGACTGTGTGAGAAGCCTTAGCAGGTTGAATTCACTTGGTTTACACAAATGTTGTAGGCTAAAAACGGTCTTGTCTGTGCCAAACACAATAACCGATTTGAGTACGCATCATTGTCCCTCATTAGAGAGAATAACATTTTATCCAGAAAGATCAGCACCACGAGATGTCACTTATTTCGACAATGATTCTTTGAAAGAGATTCAGGACATGTTTAAATTGGAAAATTTGGCACAAATAGATGAAGAAATACTATATAGTTTGGGCTGGACTAATAAAGATTATCTGagttattataaaatttcaATTGCGGATGATAGCGGATATTATCATTACACAGGAAAAATAGTCCCCACACAG ATGCTTTATGAACGTGGAATATTCAGCACATATATTAAAGGGCATGAGGTTCCCAAGTGGTTCACGCAGAGAAGCAACGGGAATATATTTACCTTGGAGTCATCTCCTAACAGTTGTAGGATTTGTGGGTTAAACGTATGTGTTGTAAGTGCAATTTCAAACCCGACAGAAGTTGGCCCTTCAAGAATTGAAATAAGGAATTTGACAAAGAACTGCTCGTGGACTTACCAACCTATGATATTTGCACACCCCGAAGATCATGAGTTTGAAGATGTTGATGATGTTGAGGTATGGTTAAGCCATTGGATGTTCAGGAACAACGAGTTTGAAGATGGTGATGAAGTTTGTATTTACTTTAGTAAAAAGTTCAAGTATATTCATAAAGAAGATTATGTTATTTATGGTGGGGATGGACCAGATTATGGAAATGTAAGGGAGTATGGTATTAGCCTTGTGTATGATGATGGGAACAAAAAAGAAGATCCTTTGGCTTATTATAAGTCATGGAATCACATCCTCGGTCGTGACCTGTCTGTTGCTGAAGTATCCTCAGGTCATTACCTTTTAAAGCAACGGTCATTCTGGGGTGAATACCTTTCTACCCGAATTATCTCAGATTAA